Proteins found in one Myxococcus virescens genomic segment:
- a CDS encoding cbb3-type cytochrome c oxidase subunit I, translating to MAPSHAEPSVAGPSYLDVERGLWSWLTTRDHKRIGVMFLAVLLLMFLLGGIFALALRVELLTPGETVMGRLAYNRAFTVHGVVMVWLFLIPSIPTSFGNFLLPLMIGARDVAFPRLNLASFYLYVLGAVMTLWGVFQGGVDTGWTFYTPYSTATGRAVMPVLVGVFVVGFSTIITGINFITTVHTLRAPGVTWMKVPLFVWALYGTSIIQVLATPVLGMVLVLVALERVAGAGLFDPSRGGDPLLFQHLFWFYSHPAVYIMVLPGMGVISEAVCAFSRKRPFSYRVIVWSTVGISFVGFLTWGHHMFVSGQSTFGAGAFSVLSMLVAIFTAMKIFTWLGTMYRGSLWVSTPFTYVLGFIFLLFFGGMSGVAVAVTSADLHWHDTYFVVAHFHFIMVGASLMAFLAALHYWFPKMSGRMYPEGMGIGTAVLIIFGFIATFLPQFLLGNLGMPRRYADYPEAFQPLHVASTAGASLLGFGFLIVAIYLGWSLRHGRAAGRNPWGSEGYEWLSDSPPPEFNFHAPPRFPRPPHDYANPGANTEVEHAA from the coding sequence ATGGCCCCCTCCCACGCTGAGCCCTCCGTCGCCGGGCCCAGTTATCTGGACGTGGAGCGAGGGCTCTGGTCCTGGCTCACCACGCGCGACCACAAGCGCATTGGCGTGATGTTCCTGGCCGTGTTGCTGCTGATGTTCCTGCTGGGGGGCATCTTCGCCCTGGCCCTGCGCGTGGAGCTGCTGACGCCCGGTGAAACGGTGATGGGGCGGCTGGCCTACAACCGCGCCTTCACCGTGCACGGCGTCGTCATGGTGTGGCTGTTCCTCATCCCGTCCATTCCCACGTCCTTCGGCAACTTCCTGCTGCCGCTGATGATTGGCGCCCGGGACGTGGCCTTCCCCCGGCTCAACCTGGCCAGCTTCTACCTCTACGTGCTCGGCGCGGTGATGACGCTGTGGGGCGTGTTCCAGGGCGGCGTGGACACGGGGTGGACGTTCTACACGCCCTACAGCACCGCCACCGGGCGGGCGGTGATGCCCGTGCTCGTGGGCGTCTTCGTGGTGGGGTTCTCCACCATCATCACCGGCATCAACTTCATCACCACCGTGCACACCCTGCGGGCCCCCGGTGTGACGTGGATGAAGGTGCCCCTCTTCGTGTGGGCGCTCTACGGCACGTCCATCATCCAGGTGCTCGCGACGCCGGTGCTGGGCATGGTGCTGGTGCTCGTGGCGCTGGAGCGGGTGGCGGGCGCGGGGCTGTTCGACCCGAGCCGGGGAGGGGACCCGCTGCTCTTCCAGCACCTGTTCTGGTTCTACAGCCACCCGGCCGTCTACATCATGGTGCTGCCGGGCATGGGCGTCATCAGCGAGGCGGTGTGCGCCTTCAGCCGCAAGCGCCCCTTCAGCTACCGGGTGATTGTCTGGAGCACGGTGGGCATCTCCTTCGTGGGGTTCCTCACGTGGGGACACCACATGTTCGTCTCCGGCCAGTCCACCTTCGGGGCGGGCGCGTTCAGCGTGCTGTCCATGCTGGTGGCCATCTTCACGGCGATGAAGATCTTCACCTGGCTGGGCACCATGTACCGGGGGAGCCTGTGGGTCTCCACGCCGTTCACCTACGTGCTCGGCTTCATCTTCCTGCTCTTCTTCGGAGGCATGAGCGGGGTCGCCGTGGCCGTCACGTCCGCGGACCTGCACTGGCATGACACGTACTTCGTGGTGGCGCACTTCCACTTCATCATGGTGGGCGCGTCGCTGATGGCCTTCCTCGCGGCGCTGCATTACTGGTTCCCGAAGATGTCCGGCCGCATGTACCCGGAGGGCATGGGCATCGGGACGGCGGTGCTCATCATCTTCGGCTTCATCGCCACCTTCCTGCCTCAGTTCCTGCTGGGCAATCTGGGCATGCCCCGCCGGTACGCGGACTACCCGGAGGCGTTCCAGCCGCTGCACGTGGCGTCCACCGCTGGGGCGTCCCTGCTGGGCTTCGGCTTCCTCATCGTCGCCATCTACCTGGGCTGGTCGCTGCGGCATGGCCGGGCGGCGGGGCGGAACCCCTGGGGCAGCGAGGGGTATGAGTGGCTCAGCGACTCACCGCCCCCCGAATTCAATTTTCATGCGCCGCCGCGGTTTCCCAGGCCGCCGCACGACTACGCGAACCCTGGCGCCAACACGGAGGTGGAGCATGCGGCATGA
- the coxB gene encoding cytochrome c oxidase subunit II — MSDLMRRILFLPEAASSLAPRVDRMHFFIIGTTFVVGAGIGLTGLFFLVRYRRGRAPAQEPAVAAPTWMEAAFAGVPLAFFLLWGALGFQDYVWARTPPRDALDVYVTGKQWMWKFAYPDGPGMVGVLHVPTGTPVRLLITSRDVIHSFYVPAFRLKMDALPGRYTELWFEAVRPGRYPVFCAEYCGLDHSRMRAEVVALEPEAFESWRARQLAQPTWVADESSEEEGARGPLARRGAVVATRQGCFQCHTIDGSPHIGPSWLGLYGREEPLASGDSVRADVAYLTESMMDPLAKVVAGYAPVMPSFHGRLSAGEVGALVEYIKSLQPERPEPPPAQEPTYGPLPR; from the coding sequence ATGAGTGACCTGATGCGACGAATCCTCTTCCTCCCGGAGGCGGCGTCGTCGCTGGCCCCGCGCGTGGACCGGATGCACTTCTTCATCATCGGCACCACCTTCGTGGTGGGCGCGGGCATCGGTCTCACCGGGCTCTTCTTCCTGGTGCGCTACCGCCGTGGGCGAGCCCCCGCGCAGGAGCCGGCGGTGGCCGCGCCCACCTGGATGGAGGCCGCGTTCGCCGGGGTGCCACTGGCCTTCTTCCTTCTCTGGGGCGCGCTGGGGTTCCAGGACTACGTGTGGGCGCGCACGCCGCCGCGCGACGCGCTGGACGTCTACGTCACCGGCAAGCAGTGGATGTGGAAGTTCGCGTACCCAGACGGGCCGGGCATGGTGGGCGTACTGCACGTTCCCACCGGCACGCCCGTGCGCCTGCTGATCACGTCGCGCGACGTCATCCACTCCTTCTACGTCCCCGCCTTCCGCTTGAAGATGGATGCGTTGCCTGGGCGCTACACGGAGCTCTGGTTCGAAGCCGTGAGGCCGGGCCGCTACCCGGTGTTTTGCGCGGAGTACTGCGGCCTGGACCACTCGCGCATGCGCGCGGAGGTGGTGGCGTTGGAGCCCGAGGCCTTCGAGTCCTGGCGGGCCCGGCAGTTGGCCCAACCCACCTGGGTGGCGGATGAATCCTCCGAGGAGGAGGGCGCCCGGGGACCGCTCGCGCGGCGAGGGGCGGTCGTCGCCACGCGGCAGGGCTGCTTCCAGTGCCACACCATCGACGGCTCGCCGCACATCGGTCCCTCCTGGCTGGGGCTGTATGGCCGCGAGGAGCCGCTGGCCTCGGGTGACAGCGTGCGAGCCGACGTCGCGTACCTCACCGAGTCGATGATGGACCCACTGGCGAAGGTGGTCGCGGGCTACGCGCCGGTGATGCCGTCCTTCCACGGGCGGCTGAGCGCTGGCGAGGTGGGCGCGCTCGTCGAGTACATCAAGTCCCTCCAGCCGGAGCGTCCGGAGCCGCCCCCCGCCCAGGAGCCCACGTATGGCCCCCTCCCACGCTGA